GAACGTGGGGCTGGGCATGATCGGACAGACCGCGGATATCGCTCCGGCAGACAAAACGCTGTACGCGCTGCGCGACGTGACCGCGACCGTCGAGAGCATTCCGCTCATCACCGCGTCTATTTTGAGTAAGAAGCTGTCTGAGGGTATTTCGGGCCTAGTGATGGACGTGAAAAGTGGTCGCGGGGCGTTTATGAAGACGCGCGACCGCTCACGGGCGCTGGCGCAATCGATCGTGAAAGTTGGCACTGCGAACGGGCTGAACGTGAGCGCCTTCATTACCGCAATGGACGCTCCGTTAGGGCGGTTCGTGGGTAACGCACTCGAAGTAGTCGAATCCATCGAAACGCTGAAGGGCAACGGTCCGAAAGACCTGACCGAACTCTCGGTGAAGCTCGCTGCGCGCATGGTTCGTATCGCATCCGGCGCCCCCGACGACACGAAGTCCGAAGCTCTGATACGTGAAGCACTCGCTAGCGGCGCGGGACTCGAAGTGTTCCGCAAGTGCATTGAGCAGCAGGGCGGTGATCCGCGGGTGATCGATGATTATTCGCGACTCCCCACCACCCGCACAACCACGCGCGTGAACGCAGACCGGACCGGTTTCGTTGCGACTATCGACGCCGAGAAAGTCGGGATCGCGGCCCGCGTACTCGGTGGCGGACGCAGTCGAGCGGAGGATGCCATCGACCCGGCCGTTGGGGTCATCGTGCGGGCAAAATCGGGCGAGCGCGTTACCACCGGGGATGCTGTGTTCGAGGTACATTATCGCGACGACGCGAAACTCGCTTCCGCACTGCCGATTCTGACCGGAGCGTTCCAAGTAACCGATGCGCCACCGGCAGAAGCCCCTCTCATCCTGGAGGAACTCGCGTGACAGATCCGCTGGTCGCGGCCGCGACTTCGGCACGAGAGCGGGCGTTCGCGCCGTTCTCGAAATTCCAGGTGGGGGCTGCACTCGAAGCGCTGGACGGTACGATCGTTCCCGGGTGCAACGTCGAGAGCGCGAGTTATGGGCTCACGATGTGCGCAGAACGCGTCGCGATCTTCCGCGGGGTGGCTGACGGCTTTCAGCGGTTCACTCGCGTGGCCGTCGTCACCGATACCGCGACTCCAACGCCTCCGTGTGGAGCGTGCCGCCAACTGCTCTGGGAGTTCGCACCCGAGGCCGAGGTGCTGCTCGCCAATCTCAAGGGCGATGTGGTGAAGTGGACCGTGCGCGACCTGATCCCCGGCGCGTTTGATGCGAACCAACTCGGCGAACCCGGAGTTTGAGGCGATCTGATGCCCGCACCCGTTACTGTTTCGACGCACCCACTGGTTCAGCACAAGCTCGCGCGCCTGCGGGCCACAGAGACGCGCCCGCCGGAGTTCCGCGAACTGGTCGCGGGGATCTCTCGCGCGCTGTTCTTTGAGGCGGCCCGGGAGTTGCGCCTCGAACCGGTTCGAGTACAAACACCACTCACGGAAACGACGTGCCACCGGATCGCGGACCGTGTGGGCCTCGTGCCGGTGCTCCGTGCCGGGCTGGGAATGGCGGACGCGCTGCTCGACGCGCTCCCGGAAGCGGCCGTATGGCACCTCGGGTTGTACCGCGATCATGCGACGCTCAAGCCGGTGACGTACTACAACAAGCTGCCGCCGAAGCCGGACATGGATGTGGGAATCGTTCTCGACCCGATGCTCGCGACCGGCGGGAGCGCGATCGCGGCTCTCGACATTCTGAAGAAGACCGGCACCCCGCGTCTGATGTTTGTAGGGTTGATTGCTGCCCCCGAGGGCGTGGCGGCGTTACAAGCCGCGCACCCCGAAGTGCCTATTTTCCTCGCCGCACTCGACGCCAAACTGAACGAAGTGGGCTACATCGTGCCCGGCCTCGGCGACGCGGGCGATCGACAGTTCGGGACGTCCTGAATTACTGTTGCTGCCACGTCATTTGATGTCCATTTCGCGCGGCCGGGCCGCGAGCACGACCGCGGCCTCGCCCGGAACCCACCAGTTGTCGTCGGTGTCGAGCGGGGCCGTGCCGTGGCCGCCGTACTTCGGGTCTTCGCTCGACCAGATCGGGTACCAGTGCGAGTGCGCCTCCGGCGGCGCGAGTAGTGGTTCCGGGGCCGGGTCCAGGTGCAAATCGCGCCCGAGGTTTACGACCAGGAGTCGGTCCTGGTCGCCCGGTACGAAGAACCGCAGCACGAACGCTTCCGGGCCGAGAATTGCACCGTCCATGACCTTCGTGCGGAACGCGGGATCGATCTTGCGCAGCGCGAGTAGGTCGTGGTGCAGTGCGAGCCACTCCGGGCGCGAGTCGCGCTCGGCTCGGTCCAACTTGGACCGCTCGAACGTTTTCATATCGGCCGGGTCCGGGACCAAGCTCATGCCTTCCACACCGGACTGGCTCCGGAACCGGCGCATGCTGTCGCGGCGCCCGTTGAAGACGGCGGCGGCGAGTTCCGGATGATGGTCAGCAAAGAACAAGAACGGTTTGGTGCTGGCATACTCCTGCCCCTGGAATAACAGTGGCGTGGCCGGGATGAGCAGCAGGTACGCGGTCATCGCGCGGAACCGGGCCGGGCTGGTCATCTGGTTCACGCGGAACCCGCGCCCGGAGTTCGCCACCTGATCGTGGTTCTCCAGGAACGCGACGAACCGGTGGCGCGGGATGTCGAACGCCGGGCGCCCGCGGCGCCGGTTGTGCCACCGGTACTGCTGCCCCTGGTACAAGAACCCCCACTTCGCCGCACTCACGAACTCCTGCGGCGTACCGCGGTAGTCCATGAAGTACCCCTCGTTCTTGCCGCTGAGGGCCACGCGCGCGGAGTGGTGCAGGTCGTCGTTCCAGATCGCGTCCAGCCCGCACCCGCCGTTCTCGCACCCGCGGACGAGGTTCGCGTCCTGCGGCTCGTTCTCGCCCATCAGGAAAGTCGCTCGCCCGCGGGCCGCTTCCCGCACGCGGCGCGCGATCTCGGTGAGGATGTGCGTCGGCGAGTCGTCGAAAATCGCTTGCGTCGCGTCCAGCCGCAATCCGTCGATGTGAAACTCTTCGATCCAGTACGCGGCGTTCGCGATGAAGAACTCGCGCACGGGGCCGGAGTCCGGGCCGTCGAAGTTGAACGGCTCGCCCCACTCCGTTTTGTGGACCGTGCTGAGGAACGACGGTGCGAACTCGCGGATGTAGTTCCCGTCCGGGCCAAAGTGGTTGTAGACGACGTCGAGAATGACCCCGATGCCGTT
This region of Gemmata massiliana genomic DNA includes:
- a CDS encoding thymidine phosphorylase, which codes for MRPGDVIQTKRDGGRLSPEQIDAFVGAAARLEGSGWEKYHLTALLMAIYLNDMAPDEAAHLTRAMADSGTRLDLFDIEGPKVDKHSTGGVGDKTSLILGPLAAACGVVVPMMSGRGLGHSGGTLDKLEAIPGFNVHLSEAEFRAALRNVGLGMIGQTADIAPADKTLYALRDVTATVESIPLITASILSKKLSEGISGLVMDVKSGRGAFMKTRDRSRALAQSIVKVGTANGLNVSAFITAMDAPLGRFVGNALEVVESIETLKGNGPKDLTELSVKLAARMVRIASGAPDDTKSEALIREALASGAGLEVFRKCIEQQGGDPRVIDDYSRLPTTRTTTRVNADRTGFVATIDAEKVGIAARVLGGGRSRAEDAIDPAVGVIVRAKSGERVTTGDAVFEVHYRDDAKLASALPILTGAFQVTDAPPAEAPLILEELA
- a CDS encoding cytidine deaminase, translating into MTDPLVAAATSARERAFAPFSKFQVGAALEALDGTIVPGCNVESASYGLTMCAERVAIFRGVADGFQRFTRVAVVTDTATPTPPCGACRQLLWEFAPEAEVLLANLKGDVVKWTVRDLIPGAFDANQLGEPGV
- the upp gene encoding uracil phosphoribosyltransferase, which gives rise to MPAPVTVSTHPLVQHKLARLRATETRPPEFRELVAGISRALFFEAARELRLEPVRVQTPLTETTCHRIADRVGLVPVLRAGLGMADALLDALPEAAVWHLGLYRDHATLKPVTYYNKLPPKPDMDVGIVLDPMLATGGSAIAALDILKKTGTPRLMFVGLIAAPEGVAALQAAHPEVPIFLAALDAKLNEVGYIVPGLGDAGDRQFGTS
- the treZ gene encoding malto-oligosyltrehalose trehalohydrolase — encoded protein: MSSSDYVRRYPIGAEVTRGGTHFRVWAPIRSRVEVVLEGGPNLELVAEGGGYFSGFAPGMGDGARYRFRLDGGQSLYPDPAARFQPHGPHGPSQVVDPARFGWDDVHWPGLKAEGQVLYEMHVGTYTPEGTFAAAAAHLPELAQLGITAIEVMPVADFPGRFGWGYDGTCLFSPTRLYGTPDDFRRFVNAAHANGIGVILDVVYNHFGPDGNYIREFAPSFLSTVHKTEWGEPFNFDGPDSGPVREFFIANAAYWIEEFHIDGLRLDATQAIFDDSPTHILTEIARRVREAARGRATFLMGENEPQDANLVRGCENGGCGLDAIWNDDLHHSARVALSGKNEGYFMDYRGTPQEFVSAAKWGFLYQGQQYRWHNRRRGRPAFDIPRHRFVAFLENHDQVANSGRGFRVNQMTSPARFRAMTAYLLLIPATPLLFQGQEYASTKPFLFFADHHPELAAAVFNGRRDSMRRFRSQSGVEGMSLVPDPADMKTFERSKLDRAERDSRPEWLALHHDLLALRKIDPAFRTKVMDGAILGPEAFVLRFFVPGDQDRLLVVNLGRDLHLDPAPEPLLAPPEAHSHWYPIWSSEDPKYGGHGTAPLDTDDNWWVPGEAAVVLAARPREMDIK